In Dromiciops gliroides isolate mDroGli1 chromosome 5, mDroGli1.pri, whole genome shotgun sequence, the following are encoded in one genomic region:
- the ASCL1 gene encoding achaete-scute homolog 1, giving the protein MESPSKMESSGVSQQPPPPPPPPQPQPQPPPQPQPQPQPQPQPQPQPLPPPPPQPFLQPAACFFAAAAAAAAAAAAAAQSAQQPPQPPQQQQQQQQQQQQQQQQLSPADGQASGGGHKAAPKQVKRPRSSSPELMRCKRRLNFSGFGYSLPQQQPAAVARRNERERNRVKLVNLGFATLREHVPNGAANKKMSKVETLRSAVEYIRALQQLLDEHDAVSAAFQAGVLSPTISPNYSNDLNSMAGSPVSSYSSDEGSYDPLSPEEQELLDFTNWF; this is encoded by the coding sequence ATGGAGAGCCcctccaagatggaaagcagcgGGGTCAGCCAGCAGCCTCctcccccgccgccgccgccgcagccccagccccagccgccgccccagccccagccccagccccagccccagccgcagccgcagccgcagccgctgccgccgccgccgccgcagcccTTCCTGCAGCCCGCCGCCTGCTTCTtcgcggcagcggcggcggcggcggcagcggctgCGGCGGCCGCCCAGAGCGCGCAGCAGCCGCCCCAGCCCccgcagcagcagcaacagcagcaacagcagcagcagcagcagcagcagcagctgagcCCGGCCGATGGCCAAGCCTCGGGGGGCGGTCACAAGGCAGCGCCAAAGCAAGTGAAGCGGCCGCGCTCGTCGTCGCCGGAGCTGATGCGCTGCAAGCGGCGCCTCAACTTCAGCGGCTTCGGCTACAGCCTGCCGCAGCAGCAGCCGGCCGCCGTGGCCCGGCGCAACGAACGCGAGCGCAACCGCGTCAAGCTGGTCAACCTGGGCTTCGCCACGCTGCGCGAGCACGTCCCCAACGGCGCGGCCAACAAGAAGATGAGCAAGGTGGAGACGCTGCGCTCGGCCGTCGAGTACATCCGCGCGCTGCAGCAGCTGCTGGACGAGCACGACGCGGTGAGCGCAGCCTTCCAGGCCGGCGTGCTGTCGCCCACCATCTCCCCCAACTACTCCAACGACTTGAACTCCATGGCCGGCTCGCCGGTCTCGTCCTACTCGTCCGACGAGGGTTCTTACGACCCGCTCAGTCCAGAGGAGCAAGAACTTCTGGACTTTACAAACTGGTTCTGA